In one Vagococcus entomophilus genomic region, the following are encoded:
- a CDS encoding GntR family transcriptional regulator: protein MLKYNEIATEIEQDILQRNLKQGTKLPKFEELIARYKVSKSTIVKALAILESRGVIYQVQGSGVFVRRRKKYGYINMLENQGFTSDLEEFKITTKVLGVEKIFPTEEIAEYLNCAPGDSLFHVQRIRYINAQALCIEESFFKSSIVPYLNEEIANESIFNYLKSALKLKIGFSDKYLHVIKMKEAESKLLEIETGSPGLFVEELFYLNSGEPFDFSKTTYHHEHSQFFLQSSNLK from the coding sequence GTGCTAAAATATAACGAAATTGCCACTGAAATCGAACAGGATATCCTTCAAAGAAATTTAAAACAAGGAACCAAACTCCCGAAATTTGAGGAGCTGATTGCACGCTATAAAGTTAGTAAAAGCACCATTGTTAAAGCTTTAGCCATTTTAGAAAGCCGTGGCGTTATTTATCAAGTACAAGGAAGCGGAGTATTTGTCCGTAGAAGAAAAAAATATGGTTACATTAATATGCTTGAAAATCAAGGATTCACTTCTGATTTAGAAGAATTCAAAATTACTACCAAAGTGCTTGGAGTGGAAAAAATCTTTCCCACAGAAGAAATTGCTGAATACCTCAATTGTGCGCCGGGCGATTCTCTCTTCCATGTTCAACGAATTCGGTATATCAATGCACAGGCCTTGTGCATCGAAGAATCTTTTTTTAAAAGTAGTATTGTCCCCTATTTAAATGAAGAAATTGCGAATGAATCGATTTTTAATTACTTGAAATCGGCCTTAAAATTAAAAATTGGTTTCTCTGACAAATACTTGCACGTCATAAAAATGAAAGAAGCTGAAAGCAAACTACTTGAAATTGAGACTGGCTCTCCTGGCCTTTTTGTTGAAGAACTTTTTTATTTAAATTCTGGAGAACCCTTTGATTTTTCTAAAACCACCTATCATCACGAACACTCACAGTTTTTCCTTCAAAGTAGCAATTTGAAATGA
- a CDS encoding beta-glucoside-specific PTS transporter subunit IIABC: MSKVRDYTQLSKDILSVIGEENIVSVTRCATRLRLVLKETPKDAKTKISAMAGVITVVENNGQFQIVIGPHVGEVYESFIGLANVRTDGEDKEPKGSIANRIIATMSAVFAPFVYILAASGILQGILILINLVNPTFSATDTYQVFSFISWAPFTFLPIFIAITASKYFKVNTYIAVACCAALVSPDWATMAGKIASGQGMNFFGIPLTQTTYTSTVLPPLILVWLLSYLEKFVSKRLPGVIKPLLTPLICIVVMVPLTILILGPVSSIAASAIANGYNALVKVAPPLAGALIGGFWQVVVIFGVHWGITPVVLANFEMYGRDSFQAFQTIAVVAQVGAVLGVFLKAKSKELKGVSMSAFITGIFGITEPAIYGVTLRFKKPFIFGCISGAIGAVVASFFQPYYFAYAGLPSLLTIVNGISDKVPTSFIGLVIGCAIAIIGSVTLVQIFGFGETPTEDHEIKKELGGEISAPSQEATEIVAPIQGEVVPLNEVPDEVFASGAMGNGLAILPEANKVYAPFDGVVTTLVESKHAIGLTSTKGVELLIHIGLDTVKLAGEPFTYFVEQEQTVKQGDLLMEVDLEAIKKAGCATYTPVIVLNSAAYSSVKTVESRHVMQGNPIIKIN; the protein is encoded by the coding sequence ATGAGTAAAGTAAGAGATTACACGCAATTATCAAAAGATATATTATCCGTTATTGGTGAGGAAAATATTGTAAGCGTTACCCGATGTGCCACAAGGCTTCGTTTAGTGTTAAAAGAAACGCCAAAAGATGCGAAAACAAAAATTTCTGCAATGGCCGGAGTAATCACAGTTGTGGAAAATAATGGACAATTTCAAATTGTGATTGGCCCACATGTTGGGGAAGTGTATGAGTCTTTCATTGGACTTGCAAATGTAAGGACAGATGGGGAAGACAAAGAGCCAAAAGGGAGCATTGCAAATCGAATTATTGCGACTATGTCTGCGGTTTTTGCTCCGTTTGTCTATATATTAGCAGCTTCTGGGATTCTACAAGGAATTTTAATTTTAATTAATCTGGTTAATCCAACCTTTTCAGCGACGGACACGTATCAAGTGTTTAGCTTTATCTCTTGGGCTCCGTTTACTTTTTTACCAATTTTTATTGCAATAACTGCTTCGAAGTATTTCAAGGTTAATACGTATATCGCCGTTGCCTGTTGTGCTGCACTAGTATCACCAGACTGGGCAACGATGGCAGGAAAAATTGCCTCTGGCCAGGGCATGAACTTTTTTGGTATCCCGTTGACGCAAACAACGTATACTTCGACAGTGTTGCCACCACTTATTTTGGTTTGGCTCCTTTCTTACCTAGAGAAATTTGTCTCAAAAAGACTACCAGGTGTGATTAAACCATTACTTACACCACTTATTTGTATTGTAGTGATGGTTCCGTTGACAATTCTTATTTTAGGACCGGTTTCATCTATCGCTGCGAGTGCGATTGCAAACGGATACAATGCACTAGTGAAAGTCGCACCTCCTTTGGCAGGCGCTTTGATTGGTGGATTTTGGCAAGTAGTGGTTATCTTTGGTGTTCATTGGGGCATTACGCCAGTCGTACTTGCTAATTTTGAAATGTATGGTCGTGATTCATTCCAAGCCTTTCAAACAATCGCGGTCGTTGCACAAGTCGGAGCTGTTCTAGGCGTATTTTTAAAAGCGAAAAGTAAAGAGCTCAAGGGTGTTTCCATGTCGGCATTTATTACGGGAATTTTTGGAATTACAGAACCAGCGATTTATGGTGTAACTTTACGCTTTAAAAAGCCTTTTATATTCGGCTGCATTTCAGGTGCAATCGGAGCGGTCGTGGCTAGCTTTTTCCAACCATATTATTTTGCTTACGCAGGTTTGCCAAGTTTACTTACAATTGTAAACGGAATCAGTGATAAAGTTCCAACTTCTTTTATCGGACTAGTCATTGGCTGTGCGATTGCGATTATTGGCTCCGTTACTCTTGTTCAAATTTTTGGATTTGGCGAAACACCAACAGAAGACCATGAAATTAAAAAAGAATTGGGTGGAGAAATTTCTGCGCCCAGTCAAGAAGCGACAGAAATTGTTGCACCGATTCAAGGAGAAGTTGTGCCGTTAAATGAAGTGCCGGATGAAGTATTTGCCAGTGGTGCGATGGGAAATGGGCTAGCTATCTTACCGGAAGCTAATAAAGTTTATGCGCCTTTCGATGGTGTAGTGACCACTTTAGTAGAGTCGAAGCATGCGATTGGTTTGACATCTACTAAGGGAGTAGAACTTTTGATCCATATTGGATTGGACACAGTAAAATTAGCAGGTGAACCTTTTACCTACTTTGTGGAGCAAGAACAAACCGTAAAACAAGGAGATTTGCTAATGGAAGTTGATTTAGAGGCCATAAAAAAAGCAGGATGTGCGACTTATACGCCCGTTATTGTCTTAAATAGCGCTGCGTACTCATCTGTAAAAACAGTAGAAAGTCGACATGTGATGCAAGGAAATCCGATTATCAAAATCAATTAA
- a CDS encoding 6-phospho-beta-glucosidase, which translates to MKKDFLWGGALAAHQFEGGWNADGKGPSVIDVMTAGAHGVPREITETIEKDKFYPNQEAIDFYHRYKEDVALFAEMGLKCLRTSIAWTRIFPNGDEATPNEAGLQFYDDLFDELLTHGIEPVITLSHFEMPLHLAKEYGGFRNRKVIDFFAKFAETCFMRYKDKVKYWMTFNEINNQMDTNNPIFLWTNSGVLVKEGERPKEVMYQVAHNELVASAKAVIIGKKINPDFQIGCMVSHVPIYPYSCNPKDIMAAEEAMHQRFFFADIHVRGVYPNYALKEFEREGYQLEIQEEDLQILKQGTVDYIGFSYYMSTVVKADKEQDNLGDVVNGGLSNSVDNPYIETSDWGWAIDPEGLRYALNRLYDRYQLPLFIVENGFGAIDVLEENHQIHDQNRIDYLSKHIESFMKAVDYDGVELMGYTPWGIIDLVSFTTGEMKKRYGMIYVDRDNEGKGSMKRYKKDSFDWYQQVIESNGESV; encoded by the coding sequence ATGAAAAAGGACTTTTTATGGGGAGGCGCATTAGCTGCTCACCAATTTGAAGGTGGATGGAATGCAGATGGAAAAGGACCAAGTGTGATTGATGTGATGACCGCAGGTGCGCACGGGGTTCCAAGAGAAATTACAGAAACTATCGAAAAAGATAAATTTTATCCCAACCAAGAAGCAATTGACTTTTATCACCGTTACAAGGAAGATGTTGCTTTGTTTGCAGAAATGGGGCTTAAATGTTTGCGTACATCAATTGCTTGGACACGCATCTTTCCAAACGGTGATGAGGCGACACCTAATGAAGCTGGACTTCAGTTTTATGATGATTTATTTGATGAACTGTTGACGCATGGAATCGAACCTGTCATTACCCTGTCTCACTTTGAGATGCCATTGCACTTGGCAAAGGAGTATGGAGGTTTTAGAAATCGCAAAGTCATTGATTTCTTTGCGAAGTTTGCTGAAACGTGCTTTATGCGTTACAAGGACAAAGTGAAATATTGGATGACTTTTAATGAAATCAACAATCAAATGGATACGAATAATCCCATTTTCTTGTGGACCAACTCTGGCGTGCTCGTAAAAGAGGGAGAGCGTCCTAAAGAAGTCATGTATCAAGTTGCCCATAATGAGTTGGTGGCTAGTGCTAAAGCAGTCATCATTGGGAAGAAAATCAATCCTGATTTTCAAATTGGTTGTATGGTTTCGCATGTCCCAATTTATCCTTATTCTTGCAATCCTAAAGATATTATGGCAGCTGAAGAAGCTATGCATCAGCGTTTTTTCTTTGCGGATATTCACGTGAGAGGTGTTTATCCGAATTATGCGCTCAAAGAATTTGAGCGCGAAGGATATCAACTAGAGATTCAAGAGGAGGATTTACAGATTTTAAAACAAGGTACTGTTGATTATATTGGGTTTAGCTACTACATGTCAACGGTTGTCAAAGCAGATAAGGAGCAAGATAACCTGGGAGATGTGGTAAATGGAGGTCTTTCTAATAGTGTAGACAATCCTTACATTGAAACAAGTGACTGGGGTTGGGCGATTGATCCAGAAGGCTTGCGTTATGCGCTGAATCGCTTGTATGATCGCTATCAGCTTCCTTTGTTTATTGTTGAAAATGGGTTTGGTGCAATCGATGTTTTAGAAGAAAATCATCAAATTCACGATCAAAATCGGATCGATTATTTGAGCAAACATATTGAATCCTTCATGAAAGCGGTCGATTATGACGGTGTAGAGTTGATGGGGTACACACCTTGGGGGATTATTGATTTAGTATCCTTTACAACTGGCGAAATGAAAAAAAGGTATGGGATGATTTATGTTGATCGAGACAATGAAGGCAAAGGTTCGATGAAGAGATACAAAAAAGATTCCTTTGATTGGTATCAACAAGTAATTGAGAGTAATGGGGAATCGGTATAA
- a CDS encoding heavy metal translocating P-type ATPase has translation MKKKLNISVVLFFSGFVLFIMGILQGNSQLISSIFFVISGLLAGYHIIGEGFEDTYQDTKRNRKFTPNIHLLMTLAALGSALIGSFEEAALLILIFAAAHFLEDYAQGKSQREITKLLNLNPTQARLVVGNQIKIVPVEELKIGDRIQVLNGDQIPTDGAILEGSTSVDESSINGESVPKEKKQGDLVFGSTINGTGTIVVEVTKDSSETVFAKIIQLVKQSQENQSEIASKIKRFEPKYVKAVLIAFPLVVLFSFFVSQLPLAQSFYRGLVFLISASPCALAASAVPATLSGISNLAKQGVLFKGGAYLANLADIKALAFDKTGTLTQGKPKVTDYYLVNDLPESKAELLDILVNMEKKSNHPLARAILDKFEDQMKELNLEVENVIGVGLVTQFSDASFRIGKPSSFAVVPQEVEEKTKQLSNEGKTVVYFAKNDQIIGWVALMDVPRKESIDAMSYFKNQGIRTTMITGDAKLTGEAVGKIVGVEQVFANVLPEEKSQIIDQLKRENGIVGMVGDGINDAPALVKADIGVAMGDGTDVAIDVADVVIMQNDLEKLSYAHQVSKRLNQIVQQNIIFSMSVVGILILLNFFGISNISFSVLIHEGSTLVVIFNGLRLLAKLKTNNSRR, from the coding sequence ATGAAAAAAAAACTAAATATTTCGGTGGTATTATTTTTTTCAGGGTTTGTACTTTTTATAATGGGAATCTTACAAGGGAACAGTCAACTAATAAGTAGTATTTTCTTTGTAATTTCCGGTCTATTAGCTGGATATCATATTATTGGAGAAGGGTTTGAGGATACCTATCAAGATACCAAAAGAAATCGAAAGTTCACGCCTAATATTCACTTACTAATGACTTTAGCTGCATTGGGCTCGGCGTTAATTGGAAGCTTTGAAGAGGCCGCGTTACTTATTTTAATATTTGCAGCTGCCCATTTTTTAGAAGATTATGCACAAGGAAAAAGCCAAAGAGAAATTACCAAACTGCTAAATTTGAATCCAACGCAAGCCCGTTTGGTAGTAGGGAACCAAATAAAGATTGTCCCCGTAGAAGAGCTTAAAATTGGTGATCGGATTCAGGTATTAAATGGGGACCAAATTCCAACTGATGGGGCAATATTAGAAGGAAGCACCTCAGTGGATGAGTCTTCAATCAACGGAGAAAGCGTGCCTAAAGAAAAAAAACAAGGGGATCTTGTTTTTGGTAGCACGATCAATGGTACGGGAACAATTGTGGTGGAAGTAACAAAAGACAGTAGTGAAACAGTATTTGCCAAGATTATTCAATTAGTTAAGCAGTCTCAAGAAAACCAATCAGAGATTGCAAGTAAAATCAAACGGTTTGAACCAAAATATGTTAAAGCGGTTTTAATAGCATTTCCTTTAGTTGTCTTATTTAGTTTCTTTGTTTCGCAATTGCCACTTGCCCAAAGTTTTTATCGAGGATTAGTATTTTTGATTTCTGCTTCACCATGTGCGCTTGCAGCAAGTGCGGTTCCAGCAACACTTTCAGGTATTTCCAATTTAGCCAAACAAGGGGTACTTTTTAAAGGGGGCGCTTATTTAGCCAACTTAGCAGATATTAAAGCGTTAGCATTTGACAAGACGGGGACACTGACGCAAGGGAAACCCAAAGTTACAGACTATTATCTTGTAAATGACTTACCGGAAAGTAAAGCAGAACTACTTGATATTTTAGTCAATATGGAAAAAAAATCGAATCATCCTTTAGCGCGGGCCATTTTAGATAAATTTGAAGATCAAATGAAGGAGCTGAATTTAGAGGTAGAAAATGTGATTGGTGTGGGCTTAGTTACCCAATTCTCAGATGCTAGCTTTCGTATTGGCAAGCCGTCAAGCTTTGCCGTTGTCCCACAAGAAGTAGAGGAAAAAACGAAACAATTGTCAAACGAAGGGAAAACGGTTGTCTATTTTGCCAAGAATGATCAGATTATTGGCTGGGTAGCCTTGATGGATGTTCCTAGAAAAGAGTCTATCGATGCGATGAGCTATTTTAAAAATCAAGGCATCCGTACCACGATGATTACTGGAGATGCCAAATTAACTGGAGAAGCAGTTGGAAAAATCGTAGGGGTAGAACAAGTATTTGCGAATGTCTTGCCAGAAGAAAAATCCCAAATAATCGATCAATTGAAAAGAGAAAATGGAATCGTCGGAATGGTTGGAGACGGGATCAACGACGCACCAGCACTGGTTAAAGCAGATATAGGTGTGGCAATGGGAGATGGAACGGACGTTGCAATCGATGTGGCAGATGTAGTAATCATGCAAAATGATTTGGAAAAACTAAGCTATGCGCACCAAGTCTCAAAGCGTCTCAATCAAATTGTTCAACAGAACATTATCTTTTCGATGTCCGTCGTAGGAATATTGATTTTATTGAACTTTTTTGGAATCTCCAACATTTCGTTTAGTGTTTTAATCCATGAAGGAAGTACACTAGTGGTTATCTTTAATGGATTACGGCTATTGGCTAAACTAAAAACTAATAATTCAAGACGCTAG
- a CDS encoding MgtC/SapB family protein, with the protein MLCLAACTISILQIQSIDILVDIVKQNNTLSSIISVDITRYGAQVISGVGFLGAGIIVFKERKVSGLTTAVMMWNVTVIGLVIGMGFLTIAFVNLGATMVILVVAQVKRKNNRKKISLTLLLSNTEEQQTVTSPLYEKSESLLGKEEQIVSFIVENFKNKQVVKLTYYSKEDFWKSNLHAYFMNQGKIKSVVIETL; encoded by the coding sequence ATCCTATGTTTAGCGGCTTGTACCATTTCCATTTTACAGATTCAATCAATTGATATTTTGGTCGATATTGTGAAACAAAATAATACTCTCTCCTCTATTATTTCAGTTGATATTACACGATACGGGGCGCAAGTGATTAGTGGAGTAGGATTTTTGGGAGCCGGGATTATTGTTTTTAAAGAGAGAAAAGTTTCGGGATTAACAACAGCAGTGATGATGTGGAATGTCACGGTTATTGGCCTTGTCATCGGAATGGGTTTTTTAACTATTGCGTTTGTCAATCTAGGTGCCACGATGGTTATTTTGGTAGTAGCGCAAGTTAAAAGAAAAAATAATAGGAAAAAAATAAGCTTGACTCTTCTTTTGAGTAATACCGAAGAGCAACAAACGGTTACTTCACCATTATACGAAAAGAGTGAAAGCCTGCTTGGGAAAGAAGAGCAGATAGTCAGTTTTATAGTAGAAAACTTTAAAAACAAACAAGTGGTTAAGCTTACTTATTACAGCAAGGAAGATTTTTGGAAATCGAACTTACACGCTTATTTTATGAACCAAGGAAAAATAAAATCTGTCGTCATTGAAACGTTATAA
- a CDS encoding glycoside hydrolase family 66 protein encodes MKKQLGVSIASVLLGIGMVNGVHAKVAEGVTINSFVPDKSLYHAQETATLKLMMSNPESNEKSGSYEISIQNAYSDKNIFVTRNNYTVKANQQNKELSCAWQTPAEQNEGYLVTVKLFDEKGQLLETKKTAIDNSQDWTTYPRMGGFTNFNKQDQTSSDNVQTDVSTQNKYHMNVSMYYDAYARPQNPIPSEDYQTWIGENINRTLIRNTIQTQHSYNQTALLYNMINATTGTPDEAGTNMSELDAKTVQKADGTKMIQSKWGVFRTEKQATSGVTYDEAGDQATFNMWGGEESKKDSSNKIQSYYNTWSKDWQQYIGKIMKNTVDELGFDGWQGDTIGNIHGTSYENRGTTDTFDTESGYQYFADNMKANYFKDKYFGINAVAYGGADLLAQSKADFQYAETWYFNQPKYSDLADNVNNTMEKSGKSLIIPAYMYHAWARNNPSTLPKTFNDNAILLKDAVVFANGGDSFELVDNGRQLYTEYYLDPRKNQESGIQMSDELGNSDHGKLKHVYDFVTSYESLLRGNDLRLNNQGLEIWTGSFVGDGENIRSASAEKNKVYAFSKSSTTNQSVETLNFVNLRGVTTDTWQIKNEEDEKSKDGLQDQKDLWVKYYPKNVNEVKSIAVSSPDSAYQSEKKLVEFWPHVDENGQYFVTFKLPSLNIWDLVTVSGNH; translated from the coding sequence ATGAAAAAGCAATTAGGGGTAAGTATCGCAAGTGTCTTGTTAGGAATTGGGATGGTGAACGGCGTCCATGCAAAAGTAGCAGAAGGGGTTACAATCAATAGTTTTGTACCAGATAAATCACTATACCATGCCCAAGAAACGGCTACATTAAAGTTAATGATGTCAAACCCAGAAAGTAATGAAAAGTCTGGTAGCTATGAAATTAGTATTCAAAATGCGTACTCAGATAAAAATATTTTTGTGACGAGAAACAATTATACAGTAAAGGCTAATCAACAAAATAAAGAGTTAAGCTGTGCGTGGCAGACACCCGCAGAACAAAATGAAGGGTACCTTGTGACGGTTAAATTATTTGATGAAAAGGGACAACTTCTAGAAACGAAAAAAACAGCAATCGATAACAGTCAAGACTGGACAACATATCCACGTATGGGTGGATTTACTAACTTTAATAAACAAGACCAGACTAGTTCAGATAATGTACAAACAGATGTTTCGACCCAAAATAAATACCATATGAATGTATCAATGTATTATGATGCATACGCACGTCCTCAAAATCCAATTCCATCAGAAGATTATCAAACATGGATTGGAGAAAATATCAATCGTACGTTGATTCGTAATACCATTCAAACCCAACACTCATACAATCAAACGGCATTATTGTATAATATGATCAACGCTACAACAGGTACACCAGATGAGGCAGGGACTAATATGTCTGAGCTGGATGCCAAAACCGTCCAAAAAGCGGATGGAACGAAAATGATTCAATCAAAATGGGGTGTCTTTAGGACTGAAAAACAAGCAACCTCTGGTGTTACGTATGATGAGGCCGGAGACCAGGCGACTTTTAACATGTGGGGTGGCGAAGAAAGTAAGAAAGATAGTAGCAATAAAATTCAATCTTACTACAATACTTGGTCTAAAGATTGGCAACAATATATCGGTAAAATTATGAAAAATACAGTTGATGAATTAGGATTTGATGGTTGGCAAGGCGATACGATTGGAAATATTCATGGTACTTCTTATGAAAATCGTGGGACTACAGACACTTTTGACACAGAATCTGGGTATCAGTATTTTGCGGATAATATGAAAGCTAATTATTTTAAAGACAAATACTTTGGAATTAATGCTGTAGCATATGGTGGAGCAGATTTATTAGCCCAATCAAAAGCAGATTTCCAATATGCAGAAACTTGGTATTTTAATCAACCAAAATATTCAGATCTAGCAGATAATGTTAACAACACCATGGAAAAAAGTGGCAAATCTTTAATTATTCCTGCTTACATGTATCATGCTTGGGCAAGAAATAACCCAAGTACGCTCCCAAAAACCTTTAACGATAATGCGATTCTCTTAAAAGATGCGGTTGTTTTTGCAAATGGTGGAGATAGCTTTGAACTTGTTGATAATGGGCGTCAATTGTACACAGAATACTACCTAGACCCAAGAAAAAACCAAGAATCGGGCATTCAAATGTCGGATGAACTTGGAAATTCAGATCATGGGAAACTAAAGCATGTCTATGACTTTGTAACCAGCTATGAAAGTTTATTACGTGGGAATGACTTGCGACTAAATAATCAGGGATTAGAAATATGGACAGGTTCATTTGTAGGTGATGGAGAAAACATTCGTAGCGCAAGTGCTGAGAAAAATAAAGTCTATGCGTTTAGCAAATCTTCAACGACCAATCAATCGGTTGAAACGCTTAACTTTGTCAATCTAAGAGGGGTGACAACTGATACATGGCAGATTAAAAATGAAGAGGACGAAAAAAGTAAAGACGGTCTTCAAGACCAAAAGGACTTGTGGGTGAAATATTACCCTAAAAACGTGAACGAGGTTAAAAGTATTGCAGTATCTAGTCCAGATTCAGCCTATCAATCTGAGAAAAAACTTGTCGAATTTTGGCCCCATGTAGATGAAAATGGTCAATACTTTGTCACGTTCAAGCTGCCTTCTCTAAACATTTGGGATCTTGTGACGGTATCAGGAAATCATTAA
- a CDS encoding MFS transporter — protein MKKKQTIILMTMSIGIFLCMLDTTVMNIALPAIQVGLKTDLSTLQWALNVYTITFAALTIPLGRMSDQLGRHKVYLVGLILFFFGSLLSASSSTVAILIAGRELQSLGAAIVFPASMTIGINALEANKRDKAILVLGLTQGLAAAFGPTIGGLLTQFLGWRGIFSINIPLVLLSIILCLLLLPMKNETVVKAKIDLLGMFLAILMLFSLALALVKGSEWGWTSFKVLSLLLVFALSLGLFIWQESTTCEPMIPLALFRYRHFTGAIIVTVFSGIFFVALMVLMPSFFTKIQGYNELTAALMITPASAMVFLFSPISGLLLKKMGSRLLIALGITGLATGYVVLAFMNPNIYWQFELACILIGSGYGIIIGPITVLSAGRFTGELLTASQSVTGVFRQIGTLLAVAIFVSALSSNLQTAKAQVFSTAQTEVNKIETSPAQRKQILNATHRNLYATESTSLDRGPAISSKDQTKLIQKETQAYLVAHNGTQWPDATKKKVQAEIAVTVKNKSKKMNQEVVTYRSSISKAVKKYMTIAFIRPYKIAIPFVWLLLLSIFIFEKRKTKVIQC, from the coding sequence TTGAAAAAGAAGCAAACGATTATTTTGATGACCATGTCCATCGGAATCTTTCTCTGTATGCTTGATACAACGGTCATGAATATTGCCCTACCCGCAATCCAGGTTGGACTTAAGACAGATCTGAGTACCCTTCAATGGGCTTTAAATGTTTACACGATTACCTTTGCTGCACTTACAATCCCATTAGGTCGGATGTCGGATCAACTAGGTCGGCACAAAGTTTATTTGGTCGGTCTTATTCTCTTTTTCTTTGGTTCTTTACTCTCTGCTTCTAGCTCTACAGTAGCAATACTGATTGCTGGTCGAGAGCTCCAAAGTCTCGGTGCAGCGATTGTTTTCCCCGCTAGTATGACAATCGGAATCAACGCACTAGAAGCAAATAAACGAGACAAAGCAATTTTAGTACTCGGGCTGACCCAAGGCCTAGCCGCTGCATTTGGTCCTACTATTGGTGGTCTACTCACTCAGTTTTTAGGTTGGCGCGGAATTTTTTCTATCAATATCCCCTTAGTCTTACTTTCGATTATCCTGTGTCTACTTTTACTCCCAATGAAAAATGAAACAGTTGTAAAAGCAAAGATTGATTTACTAGGGATGTTTCTGGCAATTTTGATGCTATTCTCGTTAGCTCTAGCACTTGTCAAAGGAAGTGAATGGGGCTGGACAAGTTTCAAAGTCTTAAGCTTACTTCTTGTCTTTGCACTCTCGCTTGGTCTGTTTATTTGGCAAGAATCTACTACCTGTGAACCAATGATTCCACTAGCCTTATTTCGCTATCGACACTTTACAGGTGCGATTATTGTCACTGTTTTTTCTGGAATATTCTTTGTGGCACTGATGGTTTTAATGCCTAGTTTTTTCACCAAAATTCAAGGATATAACGAATTAACTGCTGCTCTTATGATTACCCCAGCATCTGCAATGGTCTTTCTCTTTTCACCAATCAGTGGCTTGTTGCTGAAAAAAATGGGGAGTCGCTTGTTGATTGCTTTGGGCATCACTGGTCTTGCCACAGGCTATGTTGTACTTGCATTTATGAACCCGAATATTTATTGGCAATTTGAGCTTGCTTGCATTCTGATTGGTTCAGGATACGGAATTATTATCGGTCCCATCACTGTTTTAAGTGCGGGTCGTTTTACAGGTGAATTACTTACTGCCTCTCAAAGTGTAACTGGTGTCTTTAGGCAAATCGGTACACTACTTGCGGTTGCAATCTTCGTCTCCGCCTTATCATCAAATCTACAAACAGCCAAAGCACAAGTTTTTTCAACAGCCCAAACTGAAGTAAACAAAATAGAAACCAGCCCGGCTCAAAGAAAGCAAATCTTAAACGCAACACATCGAAATCTCTATGCCACTGAAAGTACCTCGCTCGACCGTGGGCCTGCTATTAGTTCTAAGGACCAAACGAAATTGATTCAAAAAGAAACACAAGCGTACTTGGTTGCACATAACGGTACACAATGGCCAGATGCAACAAAGAAAAAAGTACAAGCAGAGATTGCGGTTACTGTTAAAAATAAAAGCAAAAAAATGAATCAAGAAGTAGTTACTTATCGTTCTTCTATCTCGAAAGCTGTGAAAAAATATATGACGATTGCATTTATTCGTCCTTATAAAATAGCAATTCCCTTTGTCTGGCTCTTACTGCTTAGTATCTTTATCTTTGAAAAGCGCAAAACAAAAGTCATCCAATGCTAA
- a CDS encoding TetR/AcrR family transcriptional regulator, whose protein sequence is MSPQELKQQKLKAIYRGLLTLLQNRSLSDITISELCREAEVSRTYYYRNFSSFQEIIAKYQEQSIISYLRLVPHATSIEFSKLMTVYFQLMGAHATETLLLINAGLTDVLISTFRRVYLFLIHHGYIDSSNTQRGKNKFFASFIAGAVISTEVEWLKSGMKESPAQMGVILKKMFDFSDATIKN, encoded by the coding sequence ATGTCGCCACAAGAGCTAAAACAACAGAAACTAAAAGCAATCTACCGAGGGCTATTAACGCTGCTACAAAATCGGAGTTTAAGTGATATTACAATCTCAGAGTTATGCAGAGAAGCAGAGGTCTCTCGAACATATTATTATCGTAATTTTTCATCTTTTCAAGAAATCATTGCGAAATATCAAGAACAATCAATTATTTCGTATTTGCGTCTCGTCCCACATGCCACTTCTATTGAATTCTCTAAGCTGATGACAGTATATTTTCAGTTGATGGGGGCGCATGCAACGGAAACCTTATTGTTAATCAATGCAGGGTTAACGGATGTCTTAATCAGTACCTTTAGACGTGTCTATCTTTTTTTAATCCATCATGGGTATATCGACTCCTCCAATACACAGCGTGGAAAAAACAAATTTTTTGCCAGCTTTATTGCAGGCGCAGTCATTTCCACAGAGGTTGAATGGCTAAAAAGTGGGATGAAAGAAAGCCCCGCACAAATGGGTGTAATCTTAAAAAAAATGTTTGATTTTTCGGATGCAACAATAAAAAATTGA